One stretch of Candidatus Uhrbacteria bacterium CG10_big_fil_rev_8_21_14_0_10_50_16 DNA includes these proteins:
- a CDS encoding NAD-dependent malic enzyme produces MDYNKASMELHAKYHGKISTGVPFLIDSPEMLAAAYTPGVAKPCREIARNPESVWDLTIKGRTVAVITDGSAVLGLGNIGPEAALPVMEGKAALFKQLANVDAFPICLATQNVDEIVETVIRIAPVFGGINLEDIAAPACFEVERRLIEALDLPVMHDDQHGTATVILAGLINAARVVGKEIKDLHVLINGAGAAGLAAAHLLHGVGVASIAVVDSRGVVVEGRDNLNTYKQEVVDYNTDHVAGTLAEAIRGQDVFIGVSAPNVLTREMVATMAKDAIVFAMANPDPEILPEEARAGGAAVVATGRSDFANQINNALVFPGMFKGALSVRARLFTTEMKVAAAHALADMIQNPTAEHIVPSPLDPGVAEKVAEAVASAVK; encoded by the coding sequence ATGGACTACAACAAGGCATCGATGGAATTGCATGCAAAATACCATGGGAAAATTTCCACAGGTGTTCCGTTTTTGATTGATTCACCAGAGATGCTCGCCGCCGCATACACACCTGGTGTGGCAAAACCATGTCGTGAGATTGCGAGAAATCCAGAATCTGTTTGGGATTTAACAATTAAGGGTCGAACGGTCGCGGTGATTACGGACGGATCTGCTGTTCTTGGTTTGGGAAACATCGGGCCTGAAGCAGCTTTGCCGGTTATGGAAGGCAAGGCGGCATTATTTAAGCAGTTGGCCAACGTGGATGCGTTTCCGATTTGTTTGGCAACGCAAAACGTCGATGAAATCGTGGAGACGGTCATACGCATTGCGCCTGTTTTTGGGGGAATAAATTTGGAAGATATTGCGGCGCCCGCGTGTTTTGAGGTAGAGCGACGCTTGATTGAGGCGCTGGATTTACCGGTGATGCATGATGATCAACACGGAACGGCGACCGTAATTTTGGCCGGGCTCATAAACGCCGCGCGTGTTGTTGGAAAAGAAATAAAGGATTTACACGTGTTGATTAACGGAGCTGGGGCTGCGGGATTGGCGGCAGCACATTTATTACACGGCGTTGGTGTTGCAAGTATTGCGGTCGTTGATAGCCGCGGAGTAGTCGTGGAGGGACGCGATAATCTCAACACGTACAAACAGGAAGTCGTTGACTATAATACGGACCATGTCGCCGGCACGTTGGCCGAGGCGATTAGAGGGCAAGATGTCTTTATTGGTGTATCGGCGCCTAACGTCCTTACGCGAGAGATGGTGGCAACCATGGCAAAGGATGCAATTGTATTTGCGATGGCTAATCCGGATCCAGAGATTCTGCCAGAGGAAGCAAGGGCTGGCGGAGCTGCGGTCGTTGCAACGGGACGCAGTGATTTTGCGAATCAGATTAATAATGCGCTTGTGTTTCCGGGAATGTTTAAAGGTGCTCTCTCGGTAAGAGCCCGTCTATTTACGACGGAGATGAAGGTTGCTGCCGCGCATGCATTGGCAGATATGATCCAAAATCCCACAGCGGAACACATTGTTCCAAGCCCATTAGATCCGGGCGTCGCGGAAAAGGTGGCGGAAGCGGTGGCAAGTGCGGTAAAATAG